The Pseudomonas sp. G2-4 genome window below encodes:
- the cysK gene encoding cysteine synthase A, protein MSRIFADNAHSIGNTPLVQINRIAPRGVTILAKIEGRNPGYSVKCRIGANMIWDAESSGQLKPGMTIVEPTSGNTGIGLAFVAAARGYKLMLTMPASMSIERRKVLKALGAELVLTEPAKGMKGAIEKAAEILASDPSKYFMPQQFDNPANPAIHEKTTGPEIWNDTDGAVDVLVAGVGTGGTITGVSRYIKNTCGKPILSVAVEPEVSPVITQAMAGQEIKPSPHKIQGIGAGFVPKNLDLSIVDQVERVTDDESKAMALRLMQEEGILCGISCGAAMAVAVRLAEKPEMQGKTIVVILPDSGERYLSSMLFSDLFTEQETQQ, encoded by the coding sequence ATGAGCCGCATATTTGCTGACAACGCCCATTCCATCGGCAATACGCCACTGGTGCAGATCAACCGCATCGCCCCGCGTGGCGTGACCATCCTGGCCAAGATCGAAGGGCGTAACCCAGGGTATTCGGTCAAGTGCCGGATCGGCGCGAACATGATCTGGGACGCTGAAAGCTCGGGCCAGCTCAAGCCTGGCATGACCATCGTCGAGCCCACTTCGGGCAACACCGGGATCGGCCTGGCGTTTGTCGCCGCCGCCCGTGGCTACAAACTGATGCTGACCATGCCGGCGTCCATGAGTATCGAACGGCGCAAGGTGCTCAAGGCCCTGGGCGCGGAGCTGGTGCTCACTGAGCCGGCCAAGGGGATGAAAGGGGCTATCGAGAAAGCGGCCGAGATCCTGGCCAGCGACCCTTCCAAATACTTCATGCCGCAGCAGTTCGATAACCCGGCGAACCCGGCGATCCACGAAAAAACCACCGGCCCGGAAATCTGGAACGACACTGACGGTGCGGTCGACGTGCTGGTAGCGGGCGTGGGCACCGGGGGAACCATTACCGGGGTTTCGCGATACATCAAGAACACCTGCGGCAAACCGATCCTGTCGGTGGCGGTCGAGCCCGAGGTTTCACCGGTGATCACCCAGGCGATGGCGGGGCAGGAGATCAAGCCCAGTCCTCATAAGATCCAGGGGATCGGTGCGGGATTCGTGCCGAAGAACCTCGACCTGTCGATCGTCGATCAGGTTGAGCGGGTCACTGACGATGAGTCCAAGGCCATGGCCCTGCGCTTGATGCAAGAGGAGGGCATCCTCTGCGGGATTTCCTGTGGCGCGGCGATGGCCGTGGCCGTGCGCCTGGCGGAAAAACCGGAAATGCAGGGCAAGACCATCGTAGTGATCCTGCCCGATTCGGGTGAGCGGTATCTGTCGAGCATGTTGTTCAGCGATTTGTTTACCGAGCAGGAGACTCAGCAGTAA
- a CDS encoding aspartyl/asparaginyl beta-hydroxylase domain-containing protein yields the protein MTVSFVAKASVVLLFVGSTLYVHLRGKARLPVLRQFVNHSALFAPYNALMYLFSSVPSKPYLDRSKFPELDVLKDNWQVIRDEAMHLFDEGYIRAAEKNNDAGFGSFFKKGWKRFYLKWYDKALPSAELLCPRTVELVNQIPNVRGAMFALLPGGSHLNPHRDPFAGSLRYHLGLSTPNSDHCRIFVGGQIYAWHDGEDVMFDETYVHWVKNETPQTRVILFCDVERPLKSRLMTRLNRAISAFLGRATAPQNLDDEHVGGINRAYAWSKSFSDGVSGQVKQWKRKHPKAYRVLRPVLAVAVLTALGYWLFG from the coding sequence ATGACCGTCTCGTTTGTCGCCAAGGCTTCGGTGGTGCTGCTGTTCGTGGGCAGCACGCTTTACGTGCATTTGCGCGGTAAGGCGCGTTTGCCGGTATTGCGCCAGTTCGTTAACCACTCGGCTTTGTTCGCCCCCTACAATGCCTTGATGTACCTATTCTCCAGCGTGCCTTCCAAACCTTATCTGGACCGCAGCAAGTTTCCCGAGCTGGATGTGCTCAAGGACAACTGGCAGGTCATTCGCGATGAGGCCATGCACCTGTTCGACGAGGGGTATATCCGGGCCGCGGAAAAGAACAACGACGCTGGCTTTGGTTCGTTTTTCAAGAAAGGCTGGAAGCGCTTCTACCTCAAGTGGTACGACAAAGCGCTGCCGTCGGCCGAACTGCTGTGTCCCCGCACCGTCGAACTGGTCAACCAGATCCCGAATGTGCGCGGCGCGATGTTTGCCCTGCTGCCGGGCGGCAGCCACTTGAACCCCCACCGAGATCCATTTGCCGGTTCCTTGCGCTATCACCTGGGGCTGTCCACGCCCAACTCCGACCACTGCCGGATCTTCGTCGGTGGTCAGATTTATGCCTGGCACGACGGCGAAGACGTCATGTTCGATGAGACCTATGTGCACTGGGTCAAGAACGAAACGCCGCAGACCCGGGTGATCCTGTTCTGTGACGTCGAACGGCCCTTGAAAAGCCGGCTGATGACCCGCCTCAACCGCGCCATCAGTGCCTTTCTCGGGCGCGCCACCGCGCCGCAGAACCTCGACGATGAACACGTCGGTGGCATCAACCGGGCCTACGCTTGGAGCAAGTCGTTCAGTGACGGCGTGAGCGGCCAGGTCAAGCAATGGAAACGCAAGCATCCCAAGGCGTACCGGGTGCTGCGACCGGTGTTGGCCGTGGCGGTGCTGACGGCGCTTGGCTATTGGTTGTTCGGTTAA
- a CDS encoding DMT family transporter produces the protein MSLVDTLRLLSLAAIWGASFLFMRIIAPVIGTIPTAFFRVSIAFVGLLVILALMRIDWNFRGKLKVVMVLGLINSGIPATFYSLAAQVLPAGYSAIFNATTPLMGVLIGGLFFSEKLTTAKVSGVFLGLLGVGILTGAGPVAFDLQLLMGALACLLATTCYGFAGFLTRRWLDHQGGLDSRLAALGSMFGATVFLLPLFGYSVISQPPASWGGWNVWLSLLGLGLVCTALAYILYFRLLSSIGPVKSMTVTFLIPPFGVLWGALLLDEPLGMAHLYGGVLIAAALWLVLKPGAAKPVEVSAR, from the coding sequence GTGAGCCTCGTCGACACCCTGCGTTTGCTGTCACTGGCCGCCATCTGGGGGGCGAGTTTCCTGTTCATGCGCATTATCGCCCCCGTCATTGGCACGATCCCCACCGCATTTTTCCGTGTCTCCATCGCCTTCGTCGGACTGCTGGTGATCCTGGCGCTGATGCGCATCGACTGGAATTTTCGCGGCAAGCTGAAGGTCGTGATGGTGCTGGGCCTGATCAATTCGGGCATTCCGGCAACGTTTTATTCGCTGGCAGCCCAAGTGTTGCCGGCCGGTTACTCGGCGATCTTCAACGCCACTACACCGCTCATGGGGGTGTTGATCGGCGGCTTGTTCTTCAGCGAAAAACTCACCACCGCCAAGGTCAGCGGCGTGTTCCTGGGATTGCTCGGTGTCGGCATCCTGACCGGTGCCGGCCCGGTGGCCTTCGACCTGCAATTGCTGATGGGCGCCCTCGCCTGCCTGCTCGCCACCACCTGCTACGGCTTCGCCGGTTTTCTCACCCGCCGCTGGCTCGATCACCAAGGCGGGCTGGACAGTCGTCTTGCGGCCCTGGGCAGTATGTTTGGCGCCACGGTATTTTTGCTGCCGCTGTTTGGCTACAGCGTCATCAGCCAGCCACCCGCGAGTTGGGGCGGCTGGAACGTCTGGTTGTCCCTGCTGGGGCTCGGCCTGGTGTGCACCGCGTTGGCGTACATTCTTTATTTCCGCCTGCTCAGTTCCATCGGCCCGGTCAAATCCATGACCGTGACCTTCCTGATCCCGCCGTTCGGCGTGCTGTGGGGCGCATTGCTGCTGGATGAGCCGCTGGGGATGGCGCATCTGTATGGCGGGGTGTTGATTGCGGCGGCATTGTGGCTGGTGTTGAAACCTGGGGCGGCGAAACCGGTTGAGGTTTCTGCCCGGTAG